The following DNA comes from Ictalurus punctatus breed USDA103 chromosome 19, Coco_2.0, whole genome shotgun sequence.
TTGAATAAGACGCTGTCGTCATTCAGGGTCGGAGTGTCCTTTTTAGACTCGATGATAACTagaacatgaaacaaacatGAGCTATGAACCTCGTTTATAACGTTCCTTATGATCAATCATGGAGCTAGTGAGCCAGGTCACGCTGTAACCATGGCAACTGTACAATCGGTTTTAACTTGAAGATGTGATTTATGGATTCAGATCTCTTTAAAATATACCGAGTTGATCCACGATGCTTGAGATGATTCCAACCGGCTCCATGTCGGTGCCGTCAGGAAGGCTGATGGTCAGATTCTCTACTGCAGGAAGGTCCTGCACACAATTCAGTCCAAAATGACTTCCTAACAGTGATGACAGCTCTGTATTTCTACCAAGCCAAAAACAATTGTTTTCATCCAATTTGagtatacactaccggtcaaatgGTTTgggacacttgactgaaatgtttctcatgatcttaaaaagcttctgatctgaaggtgtatgattaaatgtgtgaaatcggtgttgaAGACAAAagtataattgtgccaacatattcatttctttcattagaaaactaacattttatttataaaaaaatatctttctaaatggatgacttggagggaaatattccgaaaagcagccagtaaGACTCCAGCATAGATGTGAACTCCTTTAAccctgtttaaaaagcatctcagggaaattcctcaagaaatcggtcgagaaaatgccaagaatacatttctggaaattctagacaaaaagggcgtctactttgaagatgctaaaatgctaaattattttgatttattttggattttttattacaacataattcccatagctccatttgtgttactccagagttttgatgactttattattcttctaaaatgtgtgggggggggataaaaataaagaatgagtgtgtctaaacttatGACCGGTATGTATATTATACCTGATCTGCTGCACATACAGAGCTGATACTAAGGACACTGCACACGCTCGCTCACCTCGATAAGCAGCTCATCTTGAGTTCTCACTGGTGCTGCTTTTTTCCCAGGAGCAACACCgtcttcctcttcatcctgCTCAAGTTGATTCGTCACCATGACAATGGGGTCggatgaggaagatgatgatgaagatgttgATGAAGAGGAGTCCGACtcactgaaaaaaagaagaaagcatGTTATTTTAGGCAAATATGTTAATACTGGTtatagaatatatgaaaaatcCGTACTAAAAATAGAAATGTATAAAAGTATCATGGGCCATCTATCATACATCAtcaaatatcatatcacaacACTGATAGAATAACATTGTGGTCTTAGAATGGTGGCTGATACATAAATAACAATGCCTagagttgagtgcaaaagttttcacccCCCAGCTTAAAGAGTTAAAAAGCCAAAGACATGACATGTacgttattttatttatttttttaatgtatattctctatataatatttataccaTATTCAAAAAGGGAGGTCTTGCTAAACATCTTGCTATGTCTGCTTAGTTTGTTCCTAAAGGTATGTACATTTTGCACTCTATTAGCAACTCTTCTGATTTACTAACAAGTGGGAAACAAATCAGAAGATTTATTTAATGTTCTCCATGTTGTGTTATAGATACAAGCACCTCAACCATCTTAAACAAAATCAATCATGAACACCCCACCTAAGTGACTGATCTCTCCTTATAACACCTCTTATCTCATTATTCTGTGCTGTTTGGTCATAATGTTCCACTGGTTTAATATGCTAATATCATGCACTACTTTAAAAACTTGttgcttacttatttattattaggttgtagtttttttgtctattaaattgttttaacttactgcatgtatatttgtatattatttattttctgtttaataCGCTGCTGGTCCTGAGTACATATTTCGTTCTCATGCGTCAACATGTACAgaatgacaataaataaataaatacccctTATGCTTATTAACATACACCAAAGCCATGAGCAACAGTTTAAGAAAACAGTGTGGTGTGTTATTTCACCTCTCTGAGAGCTCGTCTGCGCTCTCATCTAGGTACAGCGTGCTCAGCAGAGCCAGTGATCCTCCTCCTCCAAGGAGAGGGCTCACTGTGTCTTTCTCTACAGTCCTCTTCTCAGCGTCAGAGTGTTGATCTCCGTTCGGTTCACACACGCTCGTCTCCATCTCCTTGTTCGGCTTCGGGGTGATCTCGGCTGTTCCCGATGCAGGCACGACTTCATGGCCCGTACAATCTTCCTCTACAGTCCCAACAGAAGTTTCAGGGTGCTGATCTCTGTCCTGTTCAGACATGCACGTCTCCATCGCCTCATTCGGGTTTGGAGTGATCTCTGCTGTACGTATCTCAGAAACAACCTCATGGCCCAGAGAGTCTTTCTCCACGGTCCCAGACACAGACGTTTCCATTTGCGTAATCAGGCCTGTTACACCTGGATCAGGTACGACTTCATGGTCCTGCAGTTCACCTGCTTTCTCACCTTCAGGTGCTTTTTCATCCACTTCAcacttgaataaaaaaaattaaacaaaatggaACGGTGACCCTGAATGCCTGTTGGAACTGTTTTcacaattattaattaattattaacgtattataattttttaatagaatatttaaaatgtgtttaactATTACtaatttgatgtttttatactttgtacagcactttgcaaagttgctatataaataaaaaaatacacaggaaaaaaaagaattccttCTCTTCGTAAAATCGACACGTCCCGCCTCCTGTAATATGATTGGCTAGACCTAAGCCGGCGCCTCTGAATAACTACGTCTCATTGGTGTTCTGTTTGTAAGATGAATTTTTAGCCAATCGTAATCGAGGAGGTGGGATTTGTGCGAATATATACAGGAAATGGAGTGAAAAGACCGCTTCGTTTAACATTTGTTGAATACAACTTTATCCCCCCCCCACGCACGTGCGTGGCCACAGTAACATGATGGCTGTTACATTTATCCCTCCCCAGTTACACATTTAACACGTTTGTGTCAATACATATTACATGTTAAACTTGTTTTTCCGTTT
Coding sequences within:
- the naf1 gene encoding H/ACA ribonucleoprotein complex non-core subunit NAF1 isoform X2 codes for the protein MKTKNTEGFISCECEVDEKAPEGEKAGELQDHEVVPDPGVTGLITQMETSVSGTVEKDSLGHEVVSEIRTAEITPNPNEAMETCMSEQDRDQHPETSVGTVEEDCTGHEVVPASGTAEITPKPNKEMETSVCEPNGDQHSDAEKRTVEKDTVSPLLGGGGSLALLSTLYLDESADELSESESDSSSSTSSSSSSSSDPIVMVTNQLEQDEEEDGVAPGKKAAPVRTQDELLIEDLPAVENLTISLPDGTDMEPVGIISSIVDQLVIIESKKDTPTLNDDSVLFNKDRMSIGRVFEVFGPVCQPYYILRFNSQEDIEQRDLKIKEPVYFAPKIKDFTEYIFVEQIKQTKGSDASWKNDQEPPLEALDFSDDEQEKMAKQKLKAQRRPQQQRQEESDSDSESSATRPPPPPRRKPRQNRNPSRGRPTHHEPHGGFHANYHANPHFQQDFMHRPPDPYRPHFRGHGYPPYPQAPPPHMGIDPWHPYPYPGPMFYPPPPPPPSN
- the naf1 gene encoding H/ACA ribonucleoprotein complex non-core subunit NAF1 isoform X1; protein product: MKTKNTEGFISCECEVDEKAPEGEKAGELQDHEVVPDPGVTGLITQMETSVSGTVEKDSLGHEVVSEIRTAEITPNPNEAMETCMSEQDRDQHPETSVGTVEEDCTGHEVVPASGTAEITPKPNKEMETSVCEPNGDQHSDAEKRTVEKDTVSPLLGGGGSLALLSTLYLDESADELSESESDSSSSTSSSSSSSSDPIVMVTNQLEQDEEEDGVAPGKKAAPVRTQDELLIEDLPAVENLTISLPDGTDMEPVGIISSIVDQLVIIESKKDTPTLNDDSVLFNKDRMSIGRVFEVFGPVCQPYYILRFNSQEDIEQRDLKIKEPVYFAPKIKDFTEYIFVEQIKQTKGSDASWKNDQEPPLEALDFSDDEQEKMAKQKLKAQRRPQQQRQEESDSADSESSATRPPPPPRRKPRQNRNPSRGRPTHHEPHGGFHANYHANPHFQQDFMHRPPDPYRPHFRGHGYPPYPQAPPPHMGIDPWHPYPYPGPMFYPPPPPPPSN